The Clostridia bacterium DNA window TGAGGAAGAAGACATATTAGCAATCGCAGTGTGCTAATTATCCGGTAATTGTTGTTGAAGAAGCTTGACACAAAGTCAAGCTTCTTCAAAGGTTATTGACAATTTGTCAAAAATGACTTATGTTATGTGGCACCATCTAAAATTTCAGTAGAGGAGAGTTTTATTTGAAGAGATTAAGAAATACTAAAATCATTTTTTTTATATGTTTATTTTTAAACCTAAATTTAATCATGTCTGTTCAAGCTGTATATTTGAAGACTTTAGGAATCTCCGCATCATTTATATCTATGCTATACGTTATTTCTCCAATATTCGGCGCAGCTCTTGAAGTACCTACAGGAGTTTTAGGTGATTACATTGGACGAAAAAAAACTCTTATTTTATGTGGATTTTGTTTTAGTGCATCAGCTTTACTATACCTTTTAGGAAAATCGCCCATTCATTTCCTAATGGTGGTTTTTCTGGAAGCATTGGGATGGAGCTTGTTTTCTGGCAATACAGAGGCTATTGTTGTGGAGGATTCACTAGCTAAAAAAACAGATATAAGCAAACAAATTGCTTTTTTTTATACTGGTCTCCCTTTAGGTGCAGCAATAGCAGGCTTCTTAAATACAGGGGTATCAATATATCTAGGTAATATTAACTTTAAAGTAATAATTCTATTATCTGTAGTAACAAAACTTATTGCATTAGCCTTAACTTTTTTTGTTAATGTTACTCCTTCTCAAATAGAGAAATCTAATAAATCCAACCCGTTTAAAGTTCTTGCAGATA harbors:
- a CDS encoding MFS transporter; the protein is MKRLRNTKIIFFICLFLNLNLIMSVQAVYLKTLGISASFISMLYVISPIFGAALEVPTGVLGDYIGRKKTLILCGFCFSASALLYLLGKSPIHFLMVVFLEALGWSLFSGNTEAIVVEDSLAKKTDISKQIAFFYTGLPLGAAIAGFLNTGVSIYLGNINFKVIILLSVVTKLIALALTFFVNVTPSQIEKSNKSNPFKVLADSISLIRRDFFSLTMIVYEASGRLVFYLPIIIQMLLLKNDVDLKYFGFLIATTLVISTVFQNFSHIIIEKLSIEFILKISPFGFAIGLAILLIPNPVATIAGMIMVEIISPLRGQCLGIQRNRVVENSYRATYISCLSLLVSLVNTVFLMIAGFFLEYSIQLAVGFLLLICLIGGLSTVRFITNIPNEVKNEEQKQVV